The Agrobacterium cucumeris genome has a segment encoding these proteins:
- a CDS encoding Ku protein, with translation MNRRASWKGHLAFADFNCEIGLYSALTSTEKISFNIVNRKTGHRVERQYVDSDTGEAVGRDDQVKGYERDNGDYIVIEGDEIAKLMPESDKVIRIRHFLECDDIDKLFFDKSYYLAPTQEGGEEALTLLAKAMQDENVVALGEAVLFRRNRMLLIRPSGKALVATTLNFGYEVRAESSVFKSIPDIQFDDEMLELAGHIIETRAGTFDPSEYSDRYNDALAELVKAKIEGREIPRRAAPKEDNVIDLKEALRRSAKAEGGKKTATGRRTSRKAS, from the coding sequence ATGAACCGGAGAGCCAGCTGGAAGGGCCATCTTGCCTTTGCCGATTTCAACTGCGAAATCGGCCTCTATTCCGCGCTGACCTCCACGGAGAAAATCTCGTTCAACATCGTCAACCGCAAGACCGGCCACCGGGTTGAGCGGCAATATGTCGATAGCGATACCGGCGAGGCTGTCGGCCGTGACGATCAGGTCAAGGGTTACGAGCGCGACAATGGTGACTACATCGTCATCGAAGGCGATGAAATCGCGAAACTGATGCCGGAGAGTGACAAGGTCATTCGCATCCGGCATTTTCTTGAATGCGACGACATCGACAAGCTGTTTTTCGACAAATCCTATTACCTCGCCCCAACACAGGAAGGCGGGGAGGAGGCGCTGACACTGCTGGCAAAGGCCATGCAGGACGAAAACGTCGTTGCGCTTGGCGAGGCGGTGCTTTTCCGCCGCAACCGCATGCTGCTGATCCGCCCGAGCGGCAAGGCGCTCGTCGCAACCACGCTGAATTTCGGTTACGAGGTGCGCGCCGAGAGCAGCGTCTTCAAGTCTATTCCAGATATCCAGTTCGATGACGAGATGCTGGAGCTTGCCGGTCATATCATCGAAACACGCGCCGGCACCTTTGATCCCTCCGAATATAGCGACCGTTACAATGATGCCCTCGCGGAACTGGTGAAGGCCAAGATCGAGGGCCGGGAAATCCCCAGGCGGGCCGCGCCGAAAGAAGACAATGTCATCGATCTGAAAGAGGCCTTGCGCCGCAGCGCGAAGGCCGAAGGCGGGAAGAAAACCGCGACGGGCCGCAGGACTTCCCGGAAAGCGAGCTGA
- a CDS encoding NUDIX hydrolase, with product MKSSKKSRKTRPARPLTLLQQLAAVPEKLFTGAFRQQYAALCFRYCGNGDDVEILLVTSRTTQRWIIPRGWPMKRKKPHEAAAIEAWEEAGVRGRVRKAAIGRYTYLKMLDNGDVVPCMVDVFQIEVTGTETSFKERGERLVEWVRPDEAARRVREIELKSLLVDFRPKGKRKDRAGERP from the coding sequence ATGAAATCTTCCAAGAAAAGCCGGAAAACCCGTCCGGCGCGCCCCCTGACACTGCTCCAGCAGCTCGCTGCCGTTCCCGAAAAGCTCTTCACCGGCGCTTTCCGGCAGCAATATGCCGCCTTGTGTTTTCGCTACTGCGGCAATGGAGACGATGTTGAAATCCTCCTCGTCACGTCGCGCACCACCCAGCGCTGGATTATTCCGCGCGGCTGGCCGATGAAGCGCAAGAAGCCGCATGAGGCGGCGGCGATCGAGGCGTGGGAAGAGGCGGGCGTGCGGGGCCGGGTGAGAAAGGCCGCCATTGGCCGTTACACCTATCTGAAGATGCTCGACAATGGCGACGTCGTCCCGTGCATGGTCGATGTATTCCAGATCGAGGTGACGGGTACGGAAACAAGTTTCAAGGAACGGGGCGAACGCCTGGTTGAATGGGTCCGTCCGGATGAGGCCGCGAGGCGCGTTCGGGAAATCGAACTGAAATCACTGCTGGTTGATTTCAGGCCCAAGGGCAAAAGGAAAGACAGGGCGGGTGAGAGACCCTGA
- the ligD gene encoding DNA ligase D: MGLQTYNAKRSFDKTPEPKGSRAEAQGSSFVIQKHDARRLHYDFRLEMDGVLKSWAVTRGPSLDPEDKRLAVHVEDHPLSYGDFEGVIPKGQYGGGTVIVWDRGVWRPIGDARKGYRKGHLEFELDGEKLKGRWHLVRMHGKPGESRENWLLIKGDDEEARHQGGADILEERPESVKTGRSVEHVAAKPKDTWNSKPVSKKAAASSSGQKQAHALPKGARKQALPSFVPPALATLKPKPPSGSRWLHEIKFDGYRLQVRLDHGKLQLLTRSGLDWTEKFGDAVARALKALPAETLLMDGEIVVERDSGASDFSALQQDLSEGRSDRFVFYAFDLLYLDGTDLRGAALTNRKALLEKLLPAGDPKLRYSEHFEESGELVLDHACRLSLEGVISKVKNSQYVSGRKGEWVKSKCSMRQEFVIGGYTLSSTSDHAIGSLALGVYEKGKLRHVGRVGTGYTGEVAEMLLGRLKPLDRKESPFGDKLTALARRDLHFVTPQLVAEVEFRAWSGDGNLRHASFRGLREDKPVEEIEREEKAVSDTGAPQSTIKFTHPDRLYWPDDGVTKEGLADYYAQVWRHMAPFVVDRPLALLRCPEGIEGQRFFQKHAWRGINKAVEQIKDPKDKGGEPLIRITDFDGLMALVQSATLEIHPWGATTANWEKPDMITMDIDPGEDVAWEEVIEAALELKRRFEDAGLAAFVKTSGGKGLHVVAPLKPQAGWAAVKAFSKAMAADMSKAEPDKYLSVATKAKRKGRLFIDYLRNGRGNTAVAPYSTRARPGAAISAPLEWSELTAEIGPAHFTVNNIGARLSALKKDPWDGFFAAAKPLPKKPADGS; encoded by the coding sequence ATGGGATTGCAGACCTATAACGCCAAGCGCAGTTTCGACAAGACGCCTGAGCCGAAGGGTAGCCGGGCCGAAGCTCAGGGGTCGAGTTTCGTGATACAGAAACACGATGCCCGCCGGCTGCATTATGATTTCCGGCTGGAAATGGACGGGGTGCTGAAAAGCTGGGCGGTGACGCGTGGCCCCAGCCTAGACCCCGAGGACAAGCGCCTTGCGGTGCATGTGGAAGACCACCCGCTGAGCTATGGTGATTTCGAAGGCGTCATTCCCAAGGGCCAATATGGGGGTGGAACGGTCATCGTCTGGGATCGTGGTGTCTGGAGGCCGATTGGTGATGCGAGGAAAGGATATCGCAAGGGCCATCTCGAATTTGAACTTGATGGCGAAAAGCTGAAAGGGCGCTGGCACCTGGTGCGTATGCACGGAAAACCCGGTGAGAGCAGGGAAAACTGGCTGCTGATCAAGGGTGACGATGAGGAGGCCCGGCATCAGGGTGGTGCGGATATTCTGGAGGAGCGGCCGGAATCGGTAAAGACCGGACGCAGCGTCGAGCATGTCGCGGCCAAACCGAAAGACACGTGGAATTCCAAGCCGGTATCGAAAAAGGCTGCTGCCTCTTCTTCCGGCCAAAAGCAGGCGCATGCCTTGCCGAAGGGAGCACGCAAACAGGCGCTTCCGTCCTTCGTGCCGCCGGCGCTGGCAACGCTGAAGCCGAAACCGCCGAGCGGTTCCCGCTGGCTGCATGAGATCAAATTCGATGGTTACCGGCTGCAGGTGCGGCTCGATCACGGCAAACTCCAGCTTCTGACCCGCAGCGGGCTGGACTGGACGGAGAAGTTTGGCGATGCGGTGGCACGCGCGCTAAAGGCCCTGCCGGCCGAAACATTGCTCATGGACGGGGAAATCGTCGTGGAACGCGACAGCGGCGCCTCCGATTTTTCGGCATTGCAGCAGGATCTGAGCGAGGGGCGAAGCGACCGTTTCGTTTTTTACGCCTTCGATCTGCTTTATCTTGATGGCACCGATCTACGCGGGGCGGCATTGACCAACCGCAAGGCTCTGCTGGAAAAGCTGTTGCCGGCGGGTGATCCCAAGCTGCGATACAGTGAACATTTCGAGGAGAGTGGCGAGCTCGTGCTGGACCATGCCTGCCGTCTCAGCCTTGAGGGCGTTATTTCCAAGGTCAAGAACAGCCAATATGTTTCCGGCCGCAAAGGCGAATGGGTCAAATCCAAATGCTCCATGCGGCAGGAATTCGTCATCGGCGGCTACACGCTCTCTTCGACATCGGACCACGCCATCGGCTCGCTGGCGCTTGGCGTTTATGAAAAGGGCAAGCTGCGCCATGTCGGCCGTGTCGGCACCGGCTACACGGGTGAGGTGGCCGAAATGCTGCTTGGCCGCCTGAAACCGCTGGACCGCAAGGAGAGCCCGTTCGGCGATAAGCTCACCGCGCTTGCACGCCGCGACCTTCACTTCGTCACGCCGCAACTGGTGGCGGAAGTCGAGTTTCGGGCCTGGTCTGGCGATGGCAATCTGCGTCACGCTTCCTTCCGCGGCCTGCGCGAAGACAAGCCGGTGGAAGAAATCGAACGCGAGGAGAAGGCCGTGAGCGATACAGGCGCGCCGCAATCCACCATCAAATTCACCCATCCGGACCGGCTTTATTGGCCTGATGATGGAGTGACCAAGGAGGGGCTCGCCGATTATTACGCGCAGGTGTGGCGGCATATGGCGCCCTTCGTCGTCGACCGACCGCTGGCGTTGCTGCGCTGTCCCGAGGGTATAGAGGGGCAGCGTTTCTTCCAGAAACACGCCTGGCGCGGCATCAACAAGGCCGTGGAACAGATCAAGGATCCCAAGGACAAGGGCGGCGAACCGCTGATCCGCATCACCGATTTCGACGGCCTTATGGCTCTGGTCCAGTCCGCCACGCTTGAAATTCACCCATGGGGCGCAACGACTGCCAACTGGGAGAAGCCGGACATGATCACCATGGATATCGACCCCGGCGAAGACGTAGCCTGGGAAGAGGTGATCGAGGCGGCGTTGGAACTGAAACGGCGTTTCGAAGACGCCGGGCTTGCGGCCTTCGTCAAGACCTCCGGCGGTAAGGGCCTGCATGTCGTTGCACCGCTCAAACCGCAGGCGGGCTGGGCTGCCGTCAAGGCTTTCTCAAAAGCGATGGCCGCCGATATGTCGAAGGCGGAACCCGATAAATATCTTTCCGTGGCAACGAAAGCAAAACGCAAAGGCCGCCTTTTCATCGATTATCTGCGCAATGGCAGGGGCAATACGGCGGTAGCGCCCTATTCGACCCGTGCCCGGCCGGGGGCGGCGATTTCCGCGCCGCTGGAATGGTCGGAACTCACGGCTGAGATCGGCCCGGCGCATTTTACCGTCAATAATATCGGCGCGCGCCTCTCAGCCCTGAAAAAAGACCCATGGGACGGTTTTTTCGCGGCAGCGAAACCGCTGCCGAAAAAGCCCGCTGACGGCAGCTGA
- a CDS encoding Ku protein: MARQVFWKGYLKLSLVTASVSLTPATTEGNKYRFHILNRNTGNRVESRYVDSITHRPVAAKNQVKGFPRAEDDYVLLEDDEIDAVALESTRTIDIKTFVPKGSIDWIWYDRPHFLRPEDKIGTEAFSVIREAMTANGVFGIARLVLYRRERAVLLEPSGKGIILWTLHYGEEVRESIDALDPKMKIEKPLLQAMEKRIGKQMTGWKPTLVQDPIQKKIKALLKTKGDEVPSANKKTGTKARTGGKVINIMDALKKSLAAEKRS; this comes from the coding sequence ATGGCACGGCAGGTTTTCTGGAAGGGTTATCTGAAGCTGTCGCTGGTGACAGCCTCCGTCTCGCTGACGCCCGCCACCACCGAAGGCAACAAATACCGTTTCCATATTCTCAATCGCAACACCGGCAATCGCGTCGAAAGCCGGTATGTCGACAGCATCACTCACCGGCCCGTGGCAGCAAAAAATCAGGTAAAGGGGTTTCCCCGCGCCGAGGACGATTATGTGCTGCTGGAGGACGACGAGATCGATGCCGTGGCGCTGGAAAGTACCCGGACGATCGATATCAAGACTTTTGTACCGAAGGGGTCCATCGACTGGATCTGGTATGACCGACCGCACTTTCTGCGTCCGGAAGACAAGATCGGCACCGAGGCCTTTAGCGTCATTCGCGAAGCCATGACGGCCAACGGCGTGTTCGGCATTGCGCGGCTGGTGCTCTACCGCCGCGAACGGGCAGTTCTGCTGGAACCTTCAGGCAAGGGCATCATCCTGTGGACGCTGCATTACGGCGAAGAGGTGCGCGAGAGCATCGACGCGCTCGACCCGAAAATGAAAATTGAAAAACCACTGCTGCAGGCCATGGAAAAGCGCATCGGCAAACAGATGACCGGCTGGAAGCCAACTCTGGTGCAGGATCCGATCCAGAAAAAGATCAAGGCGCTTTTAAAGACCAAGGGCGACGAGGTGCCGTCCGCCAACAAGAAAACCGGCACGAAAGCCCGCACCGGCGGCAAGGTCATCAACATCATGGACGCATTGAAAAAAAGCCTCGCCGCCGAAAAACGAAGCTGA
- a CDS encoding DUF47 domain-containing protein gives MMSIFRKLMPREDRFFDLFSKHSETVVKAAGALDQLLSGIDVEKNCDLIVALEDQADDITRDVLLAVRRSFITPFDRGDIKDLIQSMDDAIDMMHKTVKTIRLFEQGEFDPLMKEMGHEIVRAASLIAEAIPLLEKVGTNAQRLSAIAEEVTRVEGRSDELHDQGLKDLFRRHGAAGNAMAYMIGSEIYGELEKVVDRFEDVANEISGIVIENV, from the coding sequence ATGATGAGCATTTTCCGCAAGCTGATGCCGCGCGAAGATCGTTTCTTCGACCTGTTCAGCAAACATTCCGAAACCGTCGTCAAGGCGGCCGGTGCTCTCGATCAACTGTTAAGCGGCATCGATGTCGAGAAGAATTGCGACCTTATCGTCGCCCTCGAAGATCAGGCCGACGACATTACCCGCGATGTGCTGCTTGCGGTGCGGCGCAGCTTCATCACTCCCTTTGATCGCGGCGACATCAAGGACCTCATCCAGTCCATGGATGACGCCATCGACATGATGCACAAGACGGTGAAGACCATCCGCCTGTTCGAACAGGGCGAATTCGATCCGCTGATGAAAGAGATGGGCCATGAGATCGTGCGTGCGGCAAGCCTGATCGCCGAAGCCATTCCGCTTCTGGAAAAGGTCGGCACCAATGCGCAGCGCCTCTCGGCGATTGCCGAAGAAGTCACCCGCGTCGAAGGCCGCTCCGACGAGCTTCATGATCAGGGCCTGAAAGACCTTTTCCGCCGCCACGGTGCGGCCGGTAACGCCATGGCCTATATGATCGGCAGCGAGATCTACGGCGAACTCGAAAAGGTCGTCGACCGCTTCGAGGATGTGGCCAACGAGATCAGCGGCATCGTTATCGAGAACGTCTGA
- a CDS encoding inorganic phosphate transporter translates to MDVALALPLLVGLIAIALFFDFLNGLHDAANSIATIVSTRVLRPQYAVAWAAFFNFIAFLFFGLHVAETLGTGIIDPAIVSPQVIFAALIGAIVWNIVTWVFGIPSSSSHALIGGLVGAGFAKVGFNSIVWSGLLKTVGAIFMSPAIGFFLALLLVLAVSWLFVRQTPFAVDRTFRVMQFISASLYSLGHGGNDAQKTMGIIAVLLFSQGHLGESFYVPFWVVISCQSAMALGTLFGGWRIVHTMGSKITRLNPMQGFCAETGGALTLFGATWLGIPVSTTHTITGAIVGVGAARRVSAVRWGLAGNIVIAWIVTMPAAALISAAVYGLTSLLG, encoded by the coding sequence ATGGATGTCGCACTTGCCCTGCCGCTGCTTGTCGGCCTTATCGCCATCGCGCTGTTCTTCGATTTCCTGAATGGTCTCCATGACGCTGCAAATTCCATCGCCACCATCGTTTCCACCCGCGTATTGCGCCCGCAATATGCGGTTGCGTGGGCGGCATTCTTCAATTTCATCGCCTTCCTGTTTTTCGGCCTGCATGTAGCGGAAACACTCGGCACCGGCATCATCGATCCGGCCATCGTTTCGCCGCAGGTAATCTTTGCCGCCCTCATCGGCGCAATTGTCTGGAACATCGTCACCTGGGTTTTTGGCATTCCTTCCAGTTCGTCACATGCGCTGATCGGCGGCCTCGTCGGCGCCGGATTTGCGAAAGTCGGTTTTAACTCGATCGTCTGGTCGGGCCTCTTGAAAACCGTCGGGGCGATCTTCATGTCGCCGGCCATCGGCTTCTTCCTGGCGCTGCTTCTGGTGCTCGCCGTTTCCTGGCTGTTCGTGCGGCAGACGCCTTTTGCTGTCGACCGCACCTTCCGCGTCATGCAGTTCATCTCCGCCTCGCTTTATTCGCTCGGCCATGGCGGCAACGACGCGCAGAAGACCATGGGCATCATCGCCGTGCTGCTGTTCAGCCAGGGGCATCTGGGCGAAAGCTTCTACGTGCCGTTCTGGGTGGTCATTTCCTGCCAGTCGGCCATGGCGCTCGGCACGCTGTTCGGCGGCTGGCGCATCGTGCACACCATGGGCTCGAAGATCACCCGACTGAATCCGATGCAGGGTTTCTGCGCCGAAACCGGCGGCGCGCTGACATTGTTCGGCGCAACATGGCTCGGCATTCCGGTCTCCACCACCCACACGATTACCGGCGCCATCGTCGGCGTGGGGGCTGCACGCCGGGTTTCCGCGGTGCGCTGGGGACTTGCAGGCAACATCGTCATCGCATGGATCGTGACCATGCCGGCCGCCGCACTGATTTCCGCCGCCGTTTACGGGCTGACCTCGCTGCTCGGCTGA